The Paracoccus sp. MC1862 genome includes a window with the following:
- a CDS encoding flagellar hook-basal body complex protein FliE — MISLTTAALQTGSRVASAYAEARAAAAPSATGAAPAMTAAARDFAAVMEAADTTAIGAMQGRSDTQALVQSIAQAQVALETAVAIRDKVVEAYQEILRMPV, encoded by the coding sequence ATGATCTCGCTGACCACCGCCGCCCTGCAGACCGGCAGCCGCGTCGCCTCGGCCTATGCCGAGGCCCGCGCCGCCGCCGCTCCTTCGGCCACCGGCGCTGCCCCCGCAATGACGGCCGCCGCCCGCGACTTCGCCGCCGTGATGGAAGCCGCCGATACCACCGCCATCGGCGCGATGCAGGGCCGCAGCGACACTCAGGCGCTGGTGCAGTCCATCGCCCAGGCGCAGGTCGCCCTCGAAACCGCCGTCGCCATCCGCGACAAGGTCGTCGAGGCATACCAGGAAATCCTGAGGATGCCGGTCTGA
- a CDS encoding flagellar biosynthetic protein FliQ: protein MDENLIFDVTRQALWIAVRMSAPLLAVALVTGVVIGLFQALTSVQEMTLTFVPKVGLMLAVFWVTMSFMTSTLAGFFADQILPLVAGG, encoded by the coding sequence ATGGACGAGAACCTCATCTTCGACGTGACCCGTCAGGCCCTGTGGATCGCCGTCCGCATGTCGGCCCCGCTGCTTGCGGTCGCGCTGGTCACGGGCGTCGTCATCGGGCTGTTCCAGGCGCTGACCTCGGTGCAGGAGATGACGCTGACCTTCGTGCCCAAGGTCGGGCTGATGCTCGCGGTCTTCTGGGTCACGATGAGCTTCATGACCTCGACTCTGGCCGGGTTCTTCGCCGACCAGATCCTGCCCCTGGTCGCGGGGGGCTGA
- a CDS encoding flagellar hook-basal body complex protein, whose translation MDNAIYAALTRQAGLMREMRAVANNMANSSTTGFRREGVVFSEHMTPLGGRSTLSMANAHGREVDLSPAPLAQTGGKLDLALEREGFFMVQTPQGNRLTRAGAFMASAEGELVNADGHRVLDDGEAPIALPPGARNIGVGPDGTISADGEPVGRVGIFAQPDPTRLRHEGGTLFAAEGAMPAPEAVVRQGFLEESNVNPVLEIARMIEVQRAYELGQSFLDGEDQRIRAAIAATTR comes from the coding sequence ATGGACAACGCGATCTACGCCGCCCTGACCCGGCAGGCCGGGCTGATGCGGGAAATGCGGGCTGTCGCCAACAACATGGCCAACAGCTCGACCACCGGCTTCCGCCGCGAGGGGGTGGTGTTTTCCGAACACATGACCCCGCTGGGAGGCCGCAGCACCCTGTCGATGGCGAACGCCCACGGGCGCGAGGTGGACCTGTCGCCCGCGCCTTTGGCGCAGACCGGCGGCAAGCTCGACCTCGCGCTGGAACGCGAGGGGTTCTTCATGGTCCAGACCCCGCAGGGGAACCGGCTGACCCGCGCGGGCGCCTTCATGGCCTCGGCCGAGGGCGAGCTGGTCAATGCCGACGGCCACCGCGTCCTTGACGATGGCGAGGCGCCCATCGCCCTGCCCCCCGGCGCCCGCAACATCGGCGTCGGCCCGGACGGCACGATCTCGGCCGACGGCGAGCCCGTGGGCCGCGTCGGCATCTTCGCCCAGCCCGATCCCACCCGCCTGCGCCACGAGGGCGGCACGCTGTTTGCCGCCGAGGGCGCCATGCCCGCGCCCGAGGCCGTGGTGCGGCAGGGCTTCCTTGAGGAATCCAACGTCAACCCGGTGCTCGAGATCGCCCGCATGATCGAGGTCCAGCGCGCCTACGAACTGGGCCAGTCCTTCCTTGATGGCGAGGACCAGCGCATCCGCGCCGCCATCGCCGCCACCACCCGCTGA
- the flgG gene encoding flagellar basal-body rod protein FlgG, whose amino-acid sequence MRALQIAATGMAAQQTRVEVISQNLANMSTTGYNARRAEFADLAYQQVTRPGTIAAADGTMVPAGVQMGLGVRPTAVTLTLAQGALSQTGGDLDLAIDGLGYLEVTMPSGMSGYTRDGALKRSAEGLIVTSDGFPVAPGITIPVEARSVSISGSGEVFAYFDDQIEPQNLGQITLASFVNEKGLEATGSNLFLETPASGAPLIGVPGEQGIGTLRQGYLEESAVDPVREISELIKAQRGYELNSKVITAADQMLGATVQVR is encoded by the coding sequence ATGAGAGCATTGCAGATCGCCGCGACCGGCATGGCGGCCCAGCAGACAAGGGTCGAGGTCATCTCGCAGAACCTCGCCAACATGTCGACGACCGGCTACAACGCCCGTCGCGCCGAGTTCGCCGATCTCGCCTATCAGCAGGTCACGCGGCCGGGCACCATCGCGGCGGCGGACGGCACGATGGTGCCTGCGGGCGTGCAGATGGGCCTTGGCGTGCGGCCCACGGCGGTCACGCTGACACTGGCGCAGGGAGCATTGTCGCAGACCGGCGGCGATCTGGACCTGGCGATCGACGGTCTGGGCTATCTTGAGGTCACGATGCCCTCGGGCATGTCGGGCTATACCCGCGACGGCGCGCTCAAGCGCTCGGCCGAGGGGCTGATCGTGACCTCGGACGGCTTTCCGGTCGCCCCCGGCATCACCATCCCGGTCGAGGCCCGCAGCGTCTCGATCAGCGGCTCGGGCGAGGTTTTCGCCTATTTCGACGACCAGATCGAGCCGCAGAACCTCGGCCAGATCACCTTGGCGAGCTTTGTCAACGAAAAGGGGCTGGAGGCCACCGGCTCGAACCTGTTCCTTGAAACCCCGGCCTCGGGGGCGCCGCTGATCGGCGTGCCCGGAGAGCAGGGCATCGGCACGCTGAGGCAGGGCTATCTTGAGGAAAGCGCGGTCGATCCGGTGCGCGAGATTTCCGAACTCATCAAGGCGCAGCGGGGATACGAGCTGAACTCCAAGGTCATCACGGCGGCCGACCAGATGCTGGGCGCCACGGTGCAGGTGCGCTGA
- the flgA gene encoding flagellar basal body P-ring formation chaperone FlgA, translating to MRSLLFLALLLPTMADAEGLVATRNLPAGTILASEDLAVAPAGRPGLNAPEAVGKQLRTAVYEGRAISAGQLTAPTLVSRNQLVTLAYESAALRIETEGRALGSGGEGDVIRVMNLSSRATLMARINADGTLTVAQR from the coding sequence ATGCGGAGCTTGCTGTTCCTCGCGCTGCTGCTGCCGACCATGGCGGATGCCGAAGGGCTGGTCGCAACTCGCAACCTTCCCGCGGGCACGATCCTTGCGTCCGAGGATCTTGCGGTGGCCCCCGCCGGCCGGCCGGGCCTGAACGCCCCCGAGGCCGTGGGCAAGCAGCTTCGCACCGCGGTCTACGAGGGCCGCGCGATCTCGGCAGGGCAGTTGACCGCGCCGACGCTGGTCAGCCGCAACCAGCTTGTGACCCTCGCCTATGAAAGCGCCGCCCTTCGCATCGAGACCGAGGGCCGCGCCCTCGGCTCGGGCGGCGAGGGCGACGTGATCCGGGTCATGAACCTCAGTTCGCGGGCCACACTGATGGCCCGCATCAATGCCGACGGCACCCTGACCGTCGCCCAGCGCTGA
- the flgH gene encoding flagellar basal body L-ring protein FlgH, whose protein sequence is MKTKHIPLVLCLLAASACGRVADVGKVPEMSAPHATPEFQAMAEPVLPVGQVRPDSGASLWAGQQLSLVGDRRAGARGDILTVVIEIDDKAEIQNSSGRSRSSSESVGIPQMIGIPQRLDEKLPEGASMAELASAKGASTFKGTGNISRRDKLTLRVAATVIDRLPNGVLHIQGSQEVRVNYEVRELTVSGFVRPTDISRDNEVAYDRIAGARISYGGHGQISDVQQPRYGQQLADIVLPY, encoded by the coding sequence ATGAAGACGAAGCATATCCCCCTCGTCCTCTGCCTTCTCGCCGCCTCTGCCTGCGGGCGGGTGGCCGACGTGGGCAAGGTTCCCGAGATGAGCGCCCCCCACGCCACGCCCGAGTTCCAGGCGATGGCCGAGCCGGTGCTGCCCGTGGGCCAGGTCCGCCCGGACAGCGGTGCCTCGCTATGGGCGGGGCAGCAGTTGTCGCTGGTGGGCGACCGCCGGGCCGGGGCGCGCGGCGACATCCTGACCGTCGTGATCGAGATCGACGACAAGGCCGAGATCCAGAACAGCTCGGGCCGCTCGCGCAGTTCGTCCGAAAGCGTGGGCATCCCGCAGATGATCGGCATTCCCCAGCGCCTCGACGAGAAGCTGCCCGAGGGCGCGAGCATGGCGGAACTCGCCTCGGCCAAGGGGGCCTCGACCTTCAAGGGCACTGGCAACATCTCGCGCCGGGACAAGCTGACGCTGCGGGTCGCGGCAACGGTGATCGACAGGCTGCCCAATGGCGTGCTGCACATCCAGGGCTCGCAGGAGGTGCGGGTGAACTACGAGGTCCGCGAACTGACCGTTTCAGGCTTCGTGCGGCCCACCGACATCAGCCGCGACAACGAGGTCGCCTATGACCGCATCGCCGGCGCCCGGATCAGCTATGGCGGGCACGGCCAGATCAGCGACGTCCAGCAGCCCCGCTATGGCCAGCAACTGGCCGACATCGTCCTGCCCTATTGA
- a CDS encoding glycosyltransferase, which produces MDKTLRIAILLATYQGGRYIGAQLDSLAAQDHRNWRLIVSDDGSTDQTLHIVRGFAARHPGRDIQILRGPRQGATRNFLSMIGAVEPGDALAWCDQDDVWLPSRLSHGVEALAAAKEQAGTGFGILHVTRTTICDADLHPLRPAPLYRRPASFANALVQACTPGNTMLVDPAGVTLLKAAQPGAMEAGVISHDWWSYQVISGAGGLVIRDPRQTVLYRQHRGNVMGRNDTPRAALARLGRLGAGDYGNWLRQNVAALDAARDVLTPENAAMLDGFAAAITAPGPLAAARLAQLSVYRQTRAGTAALLLAAAAGRLHP; this is translated from the coding sequence ATGGACAAGACGCTGCGGATCGCGATCCTGCTCGCCACCTATCAGGGCGGGCGCTACATCGGGGCGCAGCTTGACAGCCTTGCGGCGCAGGACCATCGCAACTGGCGGCTGATCGTGTCGGATGACGGCTCGACCGACCAGACGCTTCATATCGTGCGGGGCTTTGCGGCTCGGCATCCCGGCCGTGATATCCAGATCCTGCGGGGGCCGCGGCAAGGGGCAACGCGGAACTTCCTGTCGATGATCGGGGCGGTCGAGCCGGGCGATGCGCTCGCCTGGTGCGATCAGGACGATGTCTGGCTGCCAAGCCGGCTGTCGCATGGCGTCGAGGCCCTTGCCGCGGCGAAAGAGCAGGCCGGGACCGGCTTTGGCATCCTGCATGTCACCCGCACGACCATCTGCGACGCGGATCTGCATCCGTTGCGGCCGGCTCCGCTTTACCGCCGCCCCGCGTCATTCGCGAATGCGCTGGTGCAGGCCTGCACGCCCGGCAACACCATGCTGGTCGATCCCGCGGGCGTGACCCTGCTGAAAGCCGCGCAACCGGGCGCGATGGAGGCCGGGGTGATCTCGCATGACTGGTGGAGCTACCAGGTGATCTCGGGCGCGGGCGGGCTGGTCATCCGTGACCCTCGGCAGACCGTGCTTTATCGCCAGCATCGCGGCAATGTCATGGGCCGGAACGACACGCCACGCGCCGCACTGGCGCGGCTGGGCCGGCTTGGCGCGGGGGACTATGGCAATTGGCTGCGGCAAAACGTGGCCGCGCTGGATGCGGCCCGCGACGTGCTTACACCCGAGAACGCGGCAATGCTGGACGGCTTCGCTGCCGCCATCACGGCGCCGGGCCCGTTGGCGGCAGCGCGGCTTGCACAGCTGAGCGTCTATCGTCAGACGCGCGCAGGCACCGCGGCGCTGCTGCTGGCGGCGGCGGCCGGACGGCTACACCCCTGA